One segment of Synchiropus splendidus isolate RoL2022-P1 chromosome 4, RoL_Sspl_1.0, whole genome shotgun sequence DNA contains the following:
- the galnt12 gene encoding polypeptide N-acetylgalactosaminyltransferase 12, translating to MNCRKKLCGELERTTMAACGRRNRSKVLFLLFGATLVGYLIFSRHGPADVDSTYRREAPGEPELGEEELQKPVYQRPPLDLNAPGEMGRAVKLNLNEEEKRKEEESIKLHQINTYVSDKVSLHRRLPERWNPLCRQLKYDYRSLPSTSVVIAFYNEAWSTLLRTVHSVLETSPDILLKEVVLVDDYSDRDHLKEPLERYIAGLKKVRLIRATKREGLVRARLLGASITTGEVLTFLDCHCECHDGWLEPLLHRIKEEPSAVVCPVIDVIDWNTFQYFGNSGEPNIGGFDWRLVFTWHPVPDTERQRRRSPTDVIRSPTMAGGLFAVGKKYFTYLGTYDTGMEVWGGENLEFSFRIWQCGGSLEIHPCSHVGHVFPKKAPYSRSKALANSVRAAEVWMDEYKQLYYHRNPHARLEAFGDVTERRTLREKLGCKDFRWYLDNVYREIHIPEDLPGRFGMLKNRGKVDYCFDYNPASEHMVFGQRVIIYPCHGMGQNQFFEYSSEGEIRYNTREPAGCVVGDNISTYLMVQPCRKRGQAVFADQKFLLREDGTLFHVMSEKCVEAVDTTDNGTPAPALRPCSSSPRQKWYFQEKI from the exons ATGAACTGCCGAAAGAAACTTTGTGGCGAACTTGAACGCACCACCATGGCAGCCTGCGGGCGAAGGAACCGATCCAAAGTTCTCTTTCTGCTCTTCGGAGCCACTTTGGTGGGCTACCTTATCTTCTCCAGACACGGGCCCGCGGACGTGGACTCCACGTACCGGCGTGAGGCCCCGGGAGAACCGGAGCTGggagaggaggagctgcagaagccGGTTTACCAGAGGCCACCGCTGGATTTGAACGCCCCGGGTGAGATGGGGAGAGCTGTCAAGCTGAATCTGAACgaagaggagaaaagaaaagaggaggagagcatcAAACTGCACCAGATTAACACGTATGTCAGCGACAAAGTGTCACTCCATCGGAGACTTCCTGAGCGGTGGAATCCACT CTGCAGGCAGCTCAAATATGACTACAGGTCTCTTCCCTCCACCTCCGTGGTCATCGCCTTCTACAACGAAGCTTGGTCCACGCTGCTCCGGACCGTCCACAGTGTCCTGGAGACGTCCCCCGACATCCTGCTGAAGGAGGTGGTGCTCGTGGACGACTACAGCGATCGAG aTCATCTGAAGGAGCCACTGGAGAGGTACATTGCGGGTTTGAAGAAAGTGCGGCTGATCCGAGCCACCAAAAGGGAGGGGCTGGTGCGTGCCCGGTTACTGGGGGCATCCATCACCACCGGAGAGGTGTTGACCTTCCTGGACTGTCACTGTGAGTGTCACGACGGCTGGTTGGAGCCTCTGCTTCACAG AATCAAGGAGGAGCCATCTGCAGTCGTGTGTCCGGTTATCGACGTGATAGACTGGAACACCTTCCAGTATTTTGGGAATTCTGGTGAGCCTAACATTGGGGGCTTCGACTGGAGGCTGGTGTTCACTTGGCACCCTGTTCCGGACACGGAGCGCCAGCGCAGAAGATCACCCACTGATGTCATCAG ATCCCCCACTATGGCCGGAGGTCTGTTCGCTGTCGGAAAGAAGTACTTTACCTATCTGGGGACCTACGACACTGGGATGGAAGTGTGGGGCGGAGAGAATCTGGAATTCTCTTTCAGG ATCTGGCAGTGTGGGGGCAGCCTGGAGATCCATCCCTGCTCTCATGTGGGTCACGTGTTCCCTAAAAAGGCCCCCTACTCCCGTAGCAAAGCTCTGGCAAACAGCGTGAGGGCAGCTGAGGTCTGGATGGATGAATACAAGCAGCTCTACTATCACCGGAACCCACACGCTCGCCTG GAGGCCTTCGGTGACGTGACAGAGAGAAGGACGCTGAGAGAGAAGCTGGGCTGTAAAGACTTCAGGTGGTATCTGGATAACGTGTACCGCGAGATCCACATCCCAGAGGATCTGCCCGGCAGGTTTGGAATG CTGAAAAACAGGGGAAAGGTCGACTACTGTTTCGACTACAACCCTGCGAGTGAACACATGGTGTTTGGTCAGAGAGTGATCATCTACCCCTGTCACGGCATGGGCCAGAACCAG TTCTTTGAGTATTCCTCTGAAGGAGAGATCCGCTACAACACCAGGGAACCGGCCGGGTGCGTCGTGGGTGATAATATCAGCACTTACCTGATGGTGCAGCCGTGCAGGAAACGAGGGCAAGCTGTGTTCGCCGACCAGAAATTTCTCCTCAGAGAG GACGGGACCCTTTTCCACGTGATGAGTGAGAAGTGTGTGGAGGCCGTAGACACCACCGACAATGGGACCCCTGCGCCAGCACTGCGCCCTTGCTCCAGCAGTCCTCGCCAAAAGTGGTACTTCCAGGAGAAAATATGA
- the poc1bl gene encoding polypeptide N-acetylgalactosaminyltransferase 4, whose translation MRGRISKKLGVVAKASFLLWLLWIGYLLLARSSSPSSDAVVPKDPDHLDFQARQVSAQLSESSTDLSRPLYVKPPPDSSAPGEWGRATRLNLSPEEKKQEEASVERYAINIYVSDKISLHRHIQDQRMSGCRSKKFDYRRLPTTSVIIAFYNEAWSTLLRTIHSVLETTPAILLKEIILIDDFSDRSYLKSKLADYISNLERVRLIRTNKREGLVRARLIGATYSTGDVLTFLDCHCECVPGWIEPLLERIGENASTVVCPVIDTIDWNNFEFYMQTDEPMIGGFDWRLTFQWNSVSEVERRRRKTKTEPLRSPTMAGGLFAVSKAYFEYLGTYDTGMEVWGGENLELSFRVWQCGGSLEIHPCSHVGHVFPKKAPYARPNFLQNTVRAAEVWMDSYKVHFYNRNPPAKKESYGDISERLVLRKKLKCNSFDWYLKNIYPDLHVPEDREGWHGAVHNLGMLSECLDYNAPDHNPTASHISVFGCHGQGGNQYFEYTSQKEIRFNSVTELCAEVQEGQSQISMKHCPHDGEVKPASIIWEFREDKSIYHPQSDKCLAAYRTAEGRADAQMRRCNPQDRDQQWKFVW comes from the exons ATGAGGGGACGCATCTCCAAAAAGTTGGGTGTGGTGGCGAAAGCCTCCTTTCTTCTCTGGCTGCTCTGGATTGGATACCTCCTGCTGGCACGTTCCTCTTCCCCGTCGTCTGATGCCGTTGTGCCGAAAGACCCAGATCACTTGGACTTTCAGGCCCGGCAAGTCTCGGCACAGCTGAGCGAGTCTAGCACAGATCTGTCCAGACCACTCTATGTTAAACCACCACCGGATAGCAGCGCGCCGGGGGAATGGGGTCGCGCCACGCGCCTCAATCTCAGCCCTGAGGaaaagaagcaggaggaggccAGTGTGGAGCGCTACGCCATTAATATTTACGTCAGCGACAAGATCTCCCTCCATCGCCACATTCAGGACCAGAGGATGTCAGG ATGTCGGAGTAAAAAGTTCGACTACCGACGATTACCCACCACGTCAGTGATCATCGCCTTCTACAATGAGGCCTGGTCCACTCTGCTGAGGACCATTCACAGCGTTCTGGAGACCACGCCCGCGATCCTGCTGAAGGAAATCATCCTTATTGATGACTTCAGTGATCGAA GCTACCTGAAATCCAAACTCGCCGACTACATCAGTAATCTGGAGCGTGTGAGGCTCATCCGCACTAATAAAAGAGAAGGACTGGTCCGGGCACGTCTTATCGGTGCCACTTATTCAACGGGGGATGTCCTGACCTTCCTTGATTGCCACTGTGAGTGTGTTCCGGGCTGGATAGAGCCGCTCTTGGaaag GATCGGGGAGAACGCCAGCACTGTGGTGTGTCCCGTCATCGACACCATCGACTGGAACAACTTTGAGTTTTACATGCAAACAGACGAGCCCATGATTGGCGGGTTTGACTGGAGACTGACCTTCCAGTGGAATTCAGTTTCTGAAGTGGAACGCAGGAGGCGCAAAACCAAAACCGAGCCACTCAG GTCCCCCACTATGGCCGGTGGATTATTTGCTGTGAGCAAAGCTTATTTTGAGTATCTGGGCACATACGACACTGGCATGGAGGTGTGGGGGGGAGAGAACCTGGAGCTTTCTTTCAGG GTGTGGCAGTGTGGCGGCAGCCTGGAGATTCACCCCTGCTCTCATGTGGGCCACGTCTTTCCCAAAAAGGCTCCGTACGCTCGACCAAACTTCCTCCAAAACACTGTGAGGGCTGCAGAAGTTTGGATGGATTCCTACAAAGTGCACTTCTACAACAGGAACCCACCAGCCAAAAAG GAGTCTTACGGGGATATTTCGGAGCGGCTGGTTCTGAGGAAGAAGCTCAAGTGCAACAGCTTTGACTGGTATCTGAAGAACATCTACCCTGATCTCCATGTGCCAGAGGACAGGGAGGGATGGCACGGAGCT GTGCACAACTTAGGAATGCTGTCTGAATGTTTGGACTACAACGCACCAGACCACAATCCCACAGCATCCCACATTTCTGTCTTCGGCTGCCACGGACAAGGCGGCAACCAG TACTTTGAATACACGTCCCAAAAGGAAATACGTTTCAACTCTGTCACTGAGCTGTGTGCTGAAGTTCAGGAGGGACAGAGCCAAATCAGCATGAAGCACTGTCCACACGACGGGGAGGTGAAGCCAGCCAGCATCATCTGGGAGTTCAGAGAG GATAAAAGTATCTACCACCCGCAGTCTGACAAGTGCCTCGCTGCTTATCGCACGGCAGAGGGCCGGGCCGACGCGCAGATGAGGCGCTGCAACCCTCAGGACCGAGACCAGCAGTGGAAGTTTGTGTGGTAG